The Excalfactoria chinensis isolate bCotChi1 unplaced genomic scaffold, bCotChi1.hap2 Scaffold_399, whole genome shotgun sequence DNA window tctatgtgtccctatggggtctctatgggtccctatgtgtccctatgggtctctatgggtctctatgggtctctatgggtccctatggttctctatgggtccctatgggtctctatgggtctctatgtgtccctatgggtctctatgggtccctatggttctctatgggtccctatgggtccctatgggtccctatgggtctctatgtgtttCTATGGGCTCCGTGTGTCGACAATCCCCTCTATggggtccccatccccatcccccccccccccttccgcCATTTCCTGATGACGTCACTTCCTCCCCCTCCCTATTGACGtcacttccccccccctccttcctgATGACGTCACTTCCTCTTCCTGTTGACGGCCGCTCTGGGACCTTAAAGGGACCTTAAAGGGACAGCGACACCATTGGCTTTATTAGGGCCGCCATCTTGGCCCCATAGGGCAGCCATCTTGACCCCATAAGGCAGCCATCTTGGCCCCATAGGGCAGCCATCTTGTCCCCATAGGGCAGCCATGTTGGCCCCATAGGGCAGCCATCTTGGCCCCATAAGGCAGTCATGTTGGCCCCATAGGGCAGCCATCTTGGCCCCATAAGGCAGTCATGTTGGCCCCATAGGGCAGCCATCTTGGCCCCATAGAGCCGCCATCTTGGCTCCATAGGGCAGCCATCTTGCCCCCATAAGGCAGCCATCTTGTTTCCATAGGGCAGCCATCTTGTCCCCATAAGTCAACCATCTTGACCCCATAGGGCAGCCATCTTGACCCCATAGAACCGCCATCTTGTTTCCATCAGGCAGCCATCTTGGCCCCATAGGGCAGCCATCTTGGCCCCATTGAACCGCCATCTTGTTTCCATCAGGCAGCCATCTTGGCCCCATAGGGCAGCCATCTTGGCCCCATTGAACCGCCATCTTGTTTCCATCAGGCAGCCATCTTGTCCCCATAGGGCAGCCATGTTGTTTCCATAGGGCAGCCATCTTGTCCTCATAAGGCAGCCATCTTGGCCCCATAGAGCAGCCATCTTGGCCCCAGAGCGCCGCCATCTTGTTTCCATACGGCAGCCATTTTGTCCCCAAAGGGCAGCCATCTTGTCACCATCATATCGTGACACTGCCGCCATCTTGTCACCATTATATCGTGATATTATCACCATCGTGTCGCCATATTGTCACCATCATATCGTGATATTGACACCAATATATCGTGACATTGCCGCCATCTTGTCACCATTATATCGCGACATTGTCACCATTATATCGTGATATTATCACCATCATGTCGCCATATTGTCACCATTATATCATGATATTGTCACCATTATATCGTGATATTGTCACCATTATATCGTGATATTGACACCATTATATCGTGATATTATCACCATTGTGTCGCCATCTTGTCACCATCATATCGTGACATTGCCGCCATCTTGTCACCATTATATCGTGATATTGTCACCATTATATCGTGATATTATCAGCATCATATCGTGATATTGCCACCATCATGTCGCCATCTTGTCACCATTATATCGTGATATTATCACCATTGTGTCGCCATATTGTCACCATCATATCATGACATTGCCGCCATCTTGTCACCATTATATCGCGATATTATCACCATTATATCGTGATATTGTCACCATTATATCGTGATATTATCACCATCATGTCGCCATATTGTCACCATCATATCGCGACATTGCCGCCATCTTGTCACCATTATATCGTGATATTACCACCATCGTGTCGCCATATTGTCACCATCATATCGTGATATTGACACCAATATATCGTGATATTGCCGCCATCTTGTCACCATTATATCGTGACATTGTCACCATTATATCGTGATATTATCACCATTGTGTCGCCATATTGTCACCATCATATCGCGACATTGCCGCCATCTTGTCACCATCATATCGTGACATTGTTACCATTATATCGTGATATTGTCACCAATATATCGTGATATTGCCGCCATCTTGTCACCATTATATCGCGACATTGTCACCATTATATCGTGATATTGTCACCGTCACGTCGCCATCTTGTCACCACCCCCTTCCTGTGGCCGCCATCTTGCCTCGCGGTCGCTGCCGCCATCTTGTCGTCCCCCACGTTGTCGCCATCGCGTTGGCAGCCAATGGGGAtagagggggaggggggggatatagggacaggggggtctatggggtcaatggggtctatggggtcaatggggtcaatgggatcaatgggggtcaatggggacaatgagggttatggggtcaatggggacaatggggtcaatggggttaatggagttaatggggtcaatggggtcaatgggatcaatgtGGTcccattggggtcaatgggggtcaatgggatcgataggggtcaatggggtcaatggagtcaatggggtcaatgggatcaatgggggtcaatggggacaatggggtcaatggagtcaatgggggtcaatgggatcgatggggacaatggggtcaatgggggtcaatgggatcaatgggggtcaatggggttatggggtctatggggtcaatggggtcaatggagttaatggggtcaatggggtcaatgggggtcaatggagtcaatggggtcaatgggatcaatgggggtcaatggggacaatagggtcaatggggtcaatgggggtcaatggggacaatggggtcaatggggtcaatggggacaatggggtcaatggggacaatgggatcaatggagtcaatggggtcaatggagttaatggggtcaatggggacaatggggtcaatggggacaatgggatcAATGGagttaatggggtcaatggggtcaatgggatcaatgtGGTcccattggggtcaatgggatcgatgggggtcaatggagttatggggtctatggggtcaatggggtcaatgggggtcattggggtcaatgggggcatTGGGGTTGGGGACTTGGCACCAGGCTGGGGACATTAGGGGCaatggggttgggttggggtcccattagggtcccattggggtcccattggggtcaatgggggtcaatgggggtcaatggagcCATTAGGGTCCCATTGAGGTCcaattggggtcaatggggtcattgGTGTCCCATTGGGGTCCCATTAGGGTCTCATTGGGTTcccattggggtcaatgggggtcaatggggccatTGGGGTCTCattggggtcctattggggtcccattggggtcaatgggggtcaatggggccatgggggtcccattggggtcccATTAGGGTCAATGGGGCCATGGGGGTCCCATTAGGGTCCCAttagggtcaatgggggtcaatggggccattagggtcctattggggtcccattagggtcaatgggggtcaatggggccatTGGGGTCTcattggggtcccattggggtcccattggggtcaatgggggtcaatggggccattggggtcccattggggtcccattggggtcaatgggggtcaatggggccattggggtcccattggggtctCATTGGGGTCCCACTggtgtcaatgggggtcaataagGCCATTagggtcccattggggtcccattggggtcaatgggggtcaatagggtcattggggtcccattggggtcaatgggggtcaatggggccatTAGGGTCCCactggggtcccattggggtcaatggggccatTAGGGTCCCactggggtcaatgggggtcaatggggccatTAGGGTCCCactggggtcccattggggtcaatggggccatTAGGGTCCCATTGGGGTCAAGGTGACATTAATGACGGGCACGGGAGATGGCGAACCCTAAAAGGCCGGCCAGGCCGGCGACCCCCAAAGCCACCCCCCCAACTATGGCGGCACCCAGCATCCCAtctggggtcaatggggtcaatggggtcaatgggatcaatggggtcaatggggtcaatgggggcaatggggtcaATAAGGGttaatagggtcaatggggtcaatggggtcaatgggatcaatggggtcaatggggtcaatgggggttaattgggtcaatggggtcaatgggggttaatggggtcaatggggtcaatgggggcaatgggggcaatggggtcaATGGTGGTgaatagggtcaatgggggcaataAGGGttaatagggtcaatgggggcaatgggggtgaatagggtcaatggggtcaatgggggttaatggggtcaatggggatgaatagggtcaatggggtaaatagggtcaatggggatgaatagggtcaatgggggttaATAGGGTTcatgggatcaatggggttaatagggtcaatggggtcaatgggggttaatagggtcaatgggatcagtggggtcaatgggggttaGTAGGGTCAATGGGGGTGAATAGGGTccatggggtcaatggggttaatagggtcaatggggtcaatggggttaataGGGTCAATGTGGTCAATGGGGGttaatagggtcaatggggtcaatggggtcaattGGGTCAATGGAttcaatggggtcaatggggtcaatgtgGGACAATGGAttcaatggggtcaatggggtcaatggggtcaatggggtcaatggggttaatggggtcaatggggtcaatggggttaataAGGTCAATGGGGTTAATAGGGccaatgggatcaatggggttaatagggtcaatgggggttaatggggtcaatggggtcaatggggatgaatagggtcaatgggggcaatgggggtgAATAGGGCCGATGGGAtcaatggagtcaatggggtgaatggggtgaatgggggtcaatgggggcaatggggtcgatggggtcaatagggtccatggggtcaatggggttatggggtcaatgggatcaatTGGGTCAATGGAttcaatggggtcaatggggttaatggggtcaatgggggttaatggggtcaatggggtcaatgggtcaatggggttaatagggtcaatgggatcaatggggttaatagggtcaatggggtcaatggggacaaaGAGACACACAGGAGTCACAGTGAGTAATGGGGACACAACAGCACCCCAGGGTGCCCcatggggcgctatggggcacagtgggtctctatgggtccatATGGGTCCCTATAGGTCactatgtgtccctatgtggctctatgggtccctatgggtctcagtgggtctctatgggtctctatggggtcgtTATGGGTCcctataggtctctatgggtctcgatgggtctctatgggtctctatgagtccctatgggtccctatgggtctctatgggtccctatggggtctctatggggtctctatgggtctctatgggtcgctatgggtctctatgggtgcCTATGGCTTCCtattggtctctatgggtccctatgggtccctatgggtctctatgggtccctatgggtctctatgggtctctatgggtctctatgggtccctatgggtctctatgggtccatatgggtctctatgggtctctatgggtccctatgggtccctatgggtccctatggcttcctattggtctctatgggtctctatggggtctctatgggtctctatgggtccctatgggtccctatggcttcctattggtctctatgggtctctatggggtctctatgggtctctatgggtccctatggggtctctatgggtctctatgggtctctatgggtccctatggggtctctatggggtctctatgggtccatatgggtctctatgggtccctatgggtccctatgggtccctatgggtctctatggggtctctatgggtcactatgggtctctatgggtcgctatgggtcactatggggtctctatgggtccctatgggtccctatgggtccctatgtgtcgCTATAGGTCTCTATcggtccctatgggtctctatgggtcgctatgggtctctatggctccctatgggtctctatgggtccctatgggtcgctatgggtctctatgggtccctatgggtcgctatgggtctctatgggtctctatggcttcctattggtctctatgggtctctatgggtccctatgggtctctatgggtcactatgggtctctatgggtcactatgggtctctatgggtctctatgagtccctatgggtccctatgggtctctatgggtccctatggggtctctatggggtctctatgggtctctatgggtcgctatgggtctctatgggtccctatggcttcctattggtctctatgggtccctatgggtctctatgggtctctatgggtccctatgggtccctatgggtccctatggcttcctattggtctctatgggtctctatggggtctctatgggtctctatgggtccctatggggtctctatgggtctctatgggtccatatgggtctctatgggtccctatgggtccctatgggtccctatgggtctctatggggtctctatgggtcactatgggtctctatgggtcgctatgggtcactatggggtctctatgcgtccctatgggtccctatgggtccctatgtgtcgCTATAGGTCTCTATcggtccctatgggtctctatgggtcgctatgggtctctatggctccctatgggtctctatgggtccctatgggtcgctatgggtccctatgggtccctatgggtccctatggcttcctattggtctctatgggtctctatggggtctctatgggtctctatgggtccctatggggtctctatgggtctctatgggtctctatgggtccctatggggtctctatggggtctctatgggtccatatgggtctctatgggtccctatgggtccctatgggtccctatgggtctctatgggtccctatggggtctctatggggtctctatgggtctctatgggtcgctatgggtctctatgggtccctatggcttcctattggtctctatgggtccctatgggtccctatgggtctctatgggtccctatgggtctctatgggtctctatgggtctctatgggtccatatgggtctctatgggtctctatgggtctctatgggtccctatgggtctctatggctccctatgggtcgctatgggtcgctatgggtctctatgggttcctataggtctctatgggtctctatgggtccctatgggtctctatgggtctctatgggtccctatggggtctctatgggtctctatgggtctctatgggtccctatgggtctctatgggtctctatgggtccctatgggtccctatgggtctctatgggtccctatgggtccctatgagtccctatgggtctctatggggtccctatgggtccctatcggtccctatgggtccctatgggtccctatgggtcgctatgggtcgctatgggtcgctatgggtcgctatgggtctcaCCTCGATGCATGCGTTCCCTGACCAGCTGTTGCAGCCTCAGTCCTTGTGTGTTGCCCGGCTCGGCCTGTAGCAGCGCCCCCACGTACTTCAAGGCCTCCTCATACTCCTAaaggtcaatggggtcaatggggtcaatggggtcaatgggggcaatgggggcaatggggtcaatggggtctatggggtctatggagtcaatggggtctatggggtcaatggggtcaatggggtcaatgggggcaatggggtctatggggtcaatgggtgtcaatggggtcaatgggggcaatggggtcaatgggggcaatggggtcaatggggtctatggggatcaatggggtcaatgggggcaatggggtcaatggggtcaatggggacattggggtcaatggagtcaatggggtcagtggggccAATggaggtctatggggtcaatggggacattggggtcaatggggtcaatggggtcaatggggtcagtggggtcaatggggtctatggggtcaatggggacattggggtctatgggatcaatggggtcaatggggtctatgggtgtCAGTGGGGccaatggggtctatggggtcaatggagtcaatggggtctatgggatcAATGGAGGTCTATGaggtcaatgggatcaatggggtcaatggggtcaatggggtcaatggggtcattgaggacaatggggtcaatgggggcatTGGGGGCAATGGGctcaatgggtgtcaatggggtctatggggtcaatggggtctatggagtcaatggggtcaatggaggtcTATGaggtcaatgggatcaatgggggtcaatgggttcaatgggtgtcaatggggtcaatgggtgtcaatggggtcaatggggtcaatgggggcaatggggacaatggggtcaatggggtctatggggatcaatggggtcaatggggtcaatgggtgtcaatggggtcaatgagggcaatggggtcaatgggggttaatagggtcaatggggacattggggtcaatgggttcaatggagtcaatggggtcaatgggatcaatggaAGTCTATgaggtcaatggggtcaatgggggcaattgggtttaatggggtctgtggggtcagtggggtcaatggggtcaatggggtctatggagtctatggggtctatggggtctatggagtcaatggggtcaatgggatcaatggaGGTCTATGaggtcaatgggatcaatggggtcaatggggtcaatggggtcaatggggtcattgaggacaatggggtcaatgggggcatTGGGGGCAATGGGctcaatgggtgtcaatggggtctatggggtcaatggggtctatggagtcaatggggtcaatggaggtcTATGaggtcaatgggatcaatgggggtcaatgggttcaatgggtgtcaatggggtcaatgggtgtcaatggggtcaatggggtcaatgggggcaatggggtcaatggggtcaatggggtctatggggtcaatgggggcaattgggtttaatggggtctatggggtctatggggtcaatggggtcaatggggtcagtgTAGTCAATAGGGGCAATGGGGTCAATGTgtgtcaatggggtcaatggggacattggggtcatTATTGGGTTCAATGGGGACATTGAGGAGGTTATTGGGGTCAgtggggcctatggggtcaatggggtctatggggtcaatgagGGCTATGGGGGCAATAGGGTTAATAGGGACAATATTGGGGtcaatggagtcaatggggtcaatgggatcaatggggtcaaagGGGACattgggatcaatggggtcgATGGGGACACTGAGGACGttattggggtcaatgggggctatgggggtcaatgggggcaatggggtcaatggggtctatggggtcaatggcgtcaatggggtcaatggggacattggggtcaatggggacactGAGGACGttattggggtcaatgggggcaatggggtcaatgggggctatgggatcaatggggtcaatgggatcaatgaaggtctatggggtcaatggggtctatggggtcaatggggccaatgggtcaatgggatcaatgggggtctatgaggtcaatgggatcaatggtgtcaatggggtcaatggaggtctatggggtcaatggaggtctatgggatcaatggaggtctatgggatcaatgggggtctatgggggtctgtggggtcaatgggggggtCACGTGACCTCACCTTCAGGCGGTAGTTGCCCACTGCGAGGTAATAGACGTAATCACGGCGCTCCTCTGGGGCACTGTCGGCCAtcagctctatggggtcaatggggtcaatggggtcaatggagtctatggggtcaatggggttaatggggacaatgggggttatgggggctatggggtcaatggggtctatggggtctatggggtcagtggggtcaatggggtcaatggggtcaatggggtctatggggtcagtggggtcaatggggttaatggggtctatggggtttatgggggctatggggtcaatgggggtctatagggtcaatgggggcaatgggggctCAATAGGGcttatggggtcaatgggggcatTGGGGgcaatgggatcaatgggggcaatgggatcaatgggatcaatgggatcaatggggtctatggggtcaatggggtctatggggtcaatgggatcaatggggtcaatggggtttATAGGGGCAATGGGGTCAAGGGGGTCAATAGGGttaatggggtctatggggtccatgggggctatggggtcaatgggggtctatagggtcaatgggggcaatgggggctCAATAGGGcttatggggtcaatgggatcaatgggctcaatggggtcaatggggtttATAGGGGCAATGGGGTCAAGGGGGTCAATAGGGttaatggggtctatggggtccatgggggctatggggtcaatgggggtctatagggtcaatgggggcaa harbors:
- the FIS1 gene encoding mitochondrial fission 1 protein, producing the protein MDPEFDDVVAPEDLMALERCYTLQCQQGAPSRRCRFEYGWGLLRSRYSADIRKGVAIFRELMADSAPEERRDYVYYLAVGNYRLKEYEEALKYVGALLQAEPGNTQGLRLQQLVRERMHRDGMLGAAIVGGVALGVAGLAGLLGFAISRARH